A window of the Salinirubellus salinus genome harbors these coding sequences:
- a CDS encoding Cdc6/Cdc18 family protein — translation MIRDARVLRAGFVPREVEHRDAEVNHLSSVLEPITNGEPADTAIVTGPSGAGKTCIAQFVTERLREEVLDVEATYVNCWRNYTRFRTLYQILDDLGATIDIHRQSTPHDELVDRLQQYDGPRTVVILDEVDQLEDPSVIYDLHSLPQFAIICIANKEEELFSQVDERLVSRLRSSEHVRMDKYHDKQLYDILSARARWGLEEDIITDDQLYRIADAAAGDARLAIGILRTAAGKADRENHERITDDILLNAAEDARAQIKQKSLDSLTPHQWIVYDIVREHGPLGPSEIHDRYTEEADDPRTKRTVRTYLSKMAQYNLLKAEGTSRDREYSLVDSAAASPMQ, via the coding sequence ATGATTCGTGATGCTCGCGTGCTCCGCGCCGGGTTCGTCCCTCGGGAAGTCGAGCATCGCGACGCCGAAGTCAATCACCTCTCCAGCGTTCTCGAACCAATTACGAACGGTGAACCCGCCGACACCGCCATCGTCACCGGTCCCAGCGGGGCTGGCAAGACCTGCATCGCGCAGTTTGTCACTGAACGTCTCCGAGAAGAGGTCCTCGACGTCGAGGCGACCTATGTCAACTGCTGGCGCAACTACACCCGATTCCGCACCCTCTACCAGATTCTTGACGACCTTGGCGCGACAATCGATATCCACCGGCAGTCGACCCCGCACGACGAACTCGTCGACCGCCTCCAGCAGTACGACGGCCCTCGAACCGTCGTTATCCTCGACGAGGTCGATCAACTCGAAGATCCGAGCGTTATTTACGACCTCCACAGCCTCCCGCAGTTCGCCATCATCTGCATCGCAAACAAGGAAGAAGAGCTGTTCAGCCAAGTCGACGAGCGACTCGTGAGTCGCCTGCGCTCCAGCGAACACGTCCGGATGGACAAGTACCACGACAAGCAACTGTATGACATCCTGAGTGCTCGCGCAAGATGGGGTCTCGAAGAGGACATCATCACCGACGACCAGCTCTACCGGATCGCCGATGCGGCCGCCGGCGACGCCCGGCTCGCAATCGGCATCCTACGAACGGCGGCCGGAAAGGCGGATCGCGAGAACCACGAGCGCATCACCGACGATATCCTCCTGAACGCCGCCGAGGACGCCCGTGCCCAGATTAAGCAGAAGAGCCTTGACTCGCTCACGCCGCACCAGTGGATCGTCTACGATATCGTTCGCGAGCACGGCCCACTCGGGCCGAGCGAAATTCACGATCGCTACACGGAGGAAGCCGACGACCCCCGGACGAAACGAACAGTCCGGACATACCTCTCGAAGATGGCTCAGTACAACCTCCTCAAGGCGGAGGGAACGAGTCGGGACCGGGAATACTCGCTCGTGGATTCGGCTGCTGCGTCGCCGATGCAGTGA